A window of the Lactobacillus amylovorus DSM 20531 genome harbors these coding sequences:
- a CDS encoding class III bacteriocin, producing MVKSITPHLVYRLNGMHHVVAQVGVVNGDHVFALQLLHSAHDVLVYRKHEGLTKNIDYTDPHLVMMGFGHTQTWVPANDKDEYFVGAKPNSGNWTTQIARVKYPRLLPERYTSNTQLPRLSHLNHVTDVPYDGHDHLHRVEASVSPNGKYFMIASIWDDGSGHFGLFDLNEVNQKLNENGTKNTPITDLHCLSAFHIDNFDNPSVAPDEEMPQMIDSVQGYAIDDDKNIYISNQLSPKINHETGEVTTWSRKIVKFPWGETNSDNWQVAMVDGIDLPDRYSEMESIHVNAANDIYLTVAYHQKYIKGGEYKLRTLENQIFHITDL from the coding sequence ATGGTTAAAAGTATTACACCTCATTTGGTTTATCGCTTGAATGGGATGCACCATGTTGTAGCGCAAGTTGGTGTAGTAAATGGTGATCATGTTTTTGCCTTGCAACTTCTTCACAGTGCACATGATGTGTTGGTTTATAGAAAACATGAAGGTTTAACCAAGAACATCGATTATACTGATCCACACTTAGTAATGATGGGCTTTGGCCACACGCAAACCTGGGTACCAGCTAATGACAAGGATGAATATTTCGTAGGTGCTAAACCAAATTCAGGCAACTGGACTACTCAAATTGCACGAGTAAAGTACCCAAGACTTTTACCAGAAAGATATACTTCAAATACACAACTTCCACGTTTGTCACACTTGAATCACGTAACCGACGTTCCTTATGATGGTCATGATCACTTGCACAGAGTAGAAGCTTCAGTTTCACCAAATGGCAAGTACTTCATGATTGCTTCAATTTGGGATGATGGTTCAGGTCACTTTGGTTTGTTTGACTTAAATGAAGTAAACCAAAAGTTGAATGAAAATGGCACTAAGAACACGCCAATCACTGATTTACATTGTTTGAGTGCTTTCCACATCGACAACTTCGATAATCCAAGTGTTGCTCCAGATGAAGAAATGCCACAAATGATTGATTCAGTTCAAGGCTATGCTATTGATGATGACAAGAATATCTATATTTCTAACCAATTGTCACCAAAGATTAACCATGAAACTGGTGAAGTAACTACTTGGTCACGTAAGATTGTTAAGTTCCCATGGGGTGAAACAAACAGTGATAACTGGCAAGTAGCTATGGTTGATGGTATTGATTTACCAGATCGTTACAGTGAAATGGAAAGTATCCATGTTAATGCCGCAAATGATATTTACTTAACTGTGGCTTACCACCAAAAGTACATTAAGGGTGGAGAATATAAGTTAAGAACTTTGGAAAACCAAATTTTCCATATTACTGATTTGTAG
- a CDS encoding IS256 family transposase: MNDFTKDMANALFNQDKINDLFRQKLQQAVNDLLESELTAFLGYNPYERDGWNTGNSRNGAYYRKVDTQFGQIEIKVPRDRNGEFHQHTMPDYKRHTDVLEQTVIKLYSKSVTTREIADLIEKMYGGYYSPAMVSNISKEMIPKVEAYHQRHLSDKFFCVYLDATYIPLKRVTYEREAVYIAIGIKPNGHKEVIDYCIAPTENIEIWSEMLKGFKSRGLEQVELFLSDGVVGMKEAICQSYPKTHFQRCLVHVMRNISAKMRVDDRQKALDEFKQIHTQLNKEMAVQVLHEFYQNWEKAYKNVVRDLRQVEPDLLTFYNYPPAIRASIYSTNMIESFNNRLKRKNKPKTEFPTEQSLDTFIGVQAMDYNDRYFNRIHKGFGQVRDTLESYFD; encoded by the coding sequence ATGAATGATTTTACCAAAGATATGGCTAATGCTCTATTCAATCAGGATAAAATTAATGATTTATTTAGACAAAAGCTCCAACAGGCTGTCAATGACCTGCTTGAATCCGAATTGACTGCCTTTTTAGGCTACAATCCTTATGAGCGCGATGGCTGGAATACCGGAAATTCTAGAAATGGTGCTTATTACCGCAAGGTTGATACGCAATTCGGACAAATAGAAATCAAAGTTCCTAGAGACAGAAACGGTGAGTTTCATCAACACACTATGCCAGATTATAAAAGGCATACTGATGTTTTAGAGCAAACTGTTATCAAGCTCTATTCCAAGAGCGTCACAACCCGAGAAATCGCTGATTTAATTGAGAAAATGTATGGCGGCTATTATTCTCCAGCTATGGTTTCCAATATTTCTAAAGAAATGATTCCCAAAGTTGAGGCATATCATCAGCGACATCTGTCAGATAAGTTCTTCTGCGTTTATCTCGATGCCACCTATATTCCTCTTAAGCGGGTCACTTATGAGCGCGAAGCAGTTTATATCGCCATCGGTATCAAACCTAATGGTCATAAAGAAGTGATCGACTACTGTATTGCGCCTACTGAAAATATTGAGATTTGGAGCGAAATGCTCAAAGGCTTCAAGAGTCGCGGCCTTGAACAGGTAGAGCTCTTCTTGTCTGACGGAGTAGTTGGCATGAAAGAGGCTATCTGCCAGTCCTATCCTAAAACGCATTTTCAACGCTGCTTGGTACACGTCATGCGTAATATCAGTGCCAAAATGCGGGTTGACGATCGACAAAAAGCACTGGATGAATTCAAGCAGATTCATACTCAGTTAAACAAAGAAATGGCTGTACAGGTGCTGCATGAATTCTATCAAAACTGGGAAAAAGCCTACAAAAACGTAGTTAGAGATCTTAGACAGGTTGAGCCTGATCTGTTAACCTTTTACAACTATCCGCCAGCTATTAGAGCTTCAATTTACTCAACTAACATGATTGAATCCTTTAACAACAGGCTTAAGCGGAAAAACAAGCCTAAAACAGAATTTCCAACTGAGCAGTCGCTTGACACCTTTATTGGAGTTCAGGCAATGGATTACAATGACCGTTACTTTAACAGGATTCATAAAGGATTTGGGCAAGTTCGAGACACCCTAGAATCCTATTTTGATTAA
- a CDS encoding M1 family metallopeptidase, protein MKRRTTLLLSSAVTIAALFSFNSKVQAAADPTIKATNYNMTVKLNTRKNQLTEKVTMHVVNNGNEPVKNLLVRNIASGVLKCDHKHFKATRNATTSVKSISSDGQKLSYTTGKDKSNLFVNKSLNTGESTDLTVNVVTGVPKRQDRFGYQNINGGKGYNLSFCFPYLSDYRNGKWNYHPYYDAGENRNSAVSNFHVSFFAPKSYKVAASGQSTTKNGKTTITANNMREVAIAASNKFKVDHAYANGVRINDYYLASKNSKQYNKLALMTAQDSFHIFTKKIGKYPYKEIDITEGLLGKDTGGMEYPGLIMIDASDFLQKKHPLDRYNELTEDVSHEVGHQWFYGTVGSDEYMEPWLDEGLTNLLENGVYDLTYTKSKAYCAKLMHSKFYTRKNVKRANKILKENANQFINKNKKANYINYPVNNPPKGVDTEDMAYELGMDFPAVLKVAMGENKFFDALHDYYQTYYLKQATTQDFLNIIRKYDNSKKVNNVINKFIDPKYLSE, encoded by the coding sequence ATGAAAAGAAGAACAACACTTTTATTGTCGAGTGCAGTAACCATTGCGGCATTATTTAGCTTCAACTCAAAAGTTCAAGCTGCGGCTGATCCTACGATCAAGGCAACAAATTACAACATGACCGTGAAGTTGAACACTCGCAAGAATCAATTAACAGAAAAAGTTACCATGCACGTTGTTAATAACGGCAATGAACCTGTTAAAAATTTATTGGTTAGAAATATTGCTAGCGGCGTGTTGAAATGCGACCACAAGCATTTTAAGGCTACAAGAAATGCGACAACTTCAGTTAAAAGCATTTCATCAGATGGTCAAAAGCTTTCCTACACTACTGGCAAAGACAAGAGCAATTTATTCGTTAACAAAAGTCTAAATACAGGTGAATCTACTGATTTAACTGTTAACGTAGTTACCGGCGTACCTAAGAGACAAGATCGTTTTGGCTACCAAAATATCAACGGCGGTAAGGGTTATAACCTGTCATTCTGTTTCCCATACTTAAGCGATTATCGCAACGGTAAGTGGAATTATCACCCATACTACGATGCTGGTGAAAACCGCAACAGTGCTGTAAGCAATTTCCACGTTAGCTTTTTCGCACCAAAGAGCTACAAAGTTGCCGCTTCTGGTCAAAGCACAACCAAGAATGGCAAAACTACAATTACCGCCAACAACATGCGTGAGGTCGCAATCGCTGCTTCCAACAAGTTCAAGGTTGACCACGCTTATGCAAACGGCGTAAGAATCAACGACTACTACCTTGCAAGCAAAAACAGCAAGCAATACAACAAGCTTGCTTTGATGACTGCCCAAGACAGTTTCCACATTTTTACCAAAAAGATCGGCAAATATCCTTACAAAGAAATCGATATTACTGAAGGCTTGCTTGGCAAAGATACCGGTGGGATGGAATATCCTGGCTTGATCATGATCGATGCCAGCGACTTTTTACAAAAGAAGCACCCACTTGATAGATATAATGAATTAACTGAAGATGTTTCTCACGAAGTTGGTCACCAATGGTTCTACGGCACTGTCGGCAGCGACGAATACATGGAACCTTGGCTTGACGAAGGTCTTACCAACCTCCTTGAAAATGGCGTTTACGATTTGACCTACACTAAGAGTAAGGCCTACTGTGCTAAACTGATGCACAGCAAGTTCTACACTCGTAAGAACGTCAAGCGTGCTAACAAGATCTTAAAAGAAAATGCTAACCAATTCATTAATAAGAATAAAAAGGCCAACTACATCAACTACCCTGTTAATAATCCACCAAAGGGCGTTGACACTGAAGACATGGCTTACGAACTTGGGATGGACTTCCCTGCTGTTTTAAAGGTTGCCATGGGCGAAAACAAGTTCTTCGATGCTTTACACGATTACTATCAAACTTACTACTTGAAGCAAGCAACTACACAAGACTTCTTGAACATTATCCGCAAGTACGATAATTCAAAGAAGGTTAACAACGTGATCAATAAATTTATTGATCCTAAGTACTTAAGTGAATAA
- a CDS encoding RNA-guided endonuclease InsQ/TnpB family protein, whose amino-acid sequence MKRMSSLAYHFGVKLRFYPSSKQKKIIKLNYDAQRFVYNSYVGRNRTSYHAKRYLANRQNRAMPFAFSALNSYEVQLAETVVINNELLAKPKNIRDAYSFLRVKEIDSLALANAIQNYQKAWNNYRKIGHGIPTFHKKRSDWSYQTNCQYPKQSEAYLDNGTARFIDAKHIKLPKLGIVRIAGFRKLIKERLLKQIPTRIGTVTIKKTADDQFYLSMQLGSDTAFVKELPKTQSQIGIDLNLDNFLTASNGAMVANPRFYRKTKKKLAHAQRVLSRRQRRAKKEGRNLRTAKNYQKQRLSVARLHDKIRRQRNDFLQVLSTALIKNHDLVVAEELRSKNLLKNHALSQSISDVGWRSFLNMLAYKADLYGKEFLTIDPKYTTQCCHACGSIMGQNGYKKLTLKDREWTCPICRMPHIRDWNAAVNILEKGLSKWQNPKIKKAA is encoded by the coding sequence ATGAAAAGAATGAGCAGTTTAGCCTATCATTTTGGCGTTAAGCTTCGCTTTTATCCTAGTTCTAAGCAAAAGAAAATCATTAAACTAAACTATGATGCGCAGCGCTTTGTCTACAACTCTTATGTAGGACGCAATCGGACTAGCTACCATGCTAAACGTTATTTAGCTAATAGGCAAAATCGAGCAATGCCCTTTGCTTTTTCTGCTCTTAATAGCTATGAAGTCCAACTGGCAGAAACAGTAGTCATCAATAATGAATTATTGGCTAAGCCTAAGAATATTCGTGATGCTTATAGCTTTTTACGTGTTAAAGAAATTGATAGTCTCGCTCTTGCCAATGCGATTCAAAACTATCAGAAAGCTTGGAACAACTATCGCAAGATTGGTCATGGAATTCCGACTTTTCACAAAAAACGCAGCGACTGGTCATATCAGACCAACTGTCAATATCCTAAGCAGTCAGAAGCCTATCTTGATAACGGGACAGCTAGATTTATTGATGCTAAACATATTAAATTGCCTAAGCTGGGAATTGTCCGCATTGCTGGTTTTAGAAAACTGATTAAAGAGCGCTTGCTTAAGCAGATACCAACTAGAATTGGCACAGTCACGATAAAAAAGACCGCTGATGACCAGTTCTACCTGTCTATGCAATTAGGCAGCGATACTGCTTTTGTTAAGGAATTACCTAAAACACAAAGTCAAATTGGCATTGACCTCAATTTAGATAACTTCCTAACAGCATCTAACGGAGCAATGGTCGCTAATCCACGATTTTATCGCAAAACCAAAAAGAAGCTGGCCCATGCCCAGCGTGTCTTGTCTCGCAGGCAGCGCCGGGCAAAAAAAGAAGGGCGTAATTTGCGGACAGCTAAGAATTATCAAAAGCAACGCTTATCAGTTGCCAGACTGCACGACAAGATTCGCAGACAGCGTAATGACTTTTTACAAGTACTCTCAACTGCACTAATCAAAAACCACGATTTGGTAGTTGCCGAGGAATTAAGGAGCAAAAACCTGTTAAAGAATCATGCCTTGTCGCAATCAATTTCTGATGTCGGCTGGCGTAGTTTCCTGAATATGCTGGCTTATAAGGCAGATCTATATGGTAAAGAATTTCTAACAATTGATCCTAAATATACTACTCAATGCTGTCATGCTTGTGGCAGTATTATGGGCCAAAATGGTTATAAGAAATTAACCCTTAAGGATCGGGAGTGGACTTGTCCAATTTGTCGAATGCCCCATATTCGTGATTGGAATGCGGCAGTGAACATCTTAGAAAAAGGATTAAGCAAGTGGCAAAATCCTAAAATAAAAAAAGCAGCCTAG
- the murC gene encoding UDP-N-acetylmuramate--L-alanine ligase, whose product MLDKNKQIWFIGIKGTGMASLALLLHDLGYNVAGSDIEKYTFTQVPLEKAGIEVKDFDPSNIKSNDEQVIVKGNAFKEDNPEVKACLDKGVKWQSYPDTVEEIVQMHTSIGISGTHGKTSTTSLLSHVLGEVAPTTYLIGDGRGKGVPDSRFFVYEADEYRRHFLAYHPDYQIMTNIDFDHPDYFKDQDDYTSAFQSAADQTKKALFVWGDDKRLQSLKTDIPKYTYGFNDTDDFQATEIKKSTTGSKFHVLAHGKDLGEFEIHLFGDHSILNSTAVIAVAYTEKVPMDDIRDGLLTFKGAKRRFSEKDFGDIAVIDDYAHHPTEMRATIQAARQKFPDKKLVVVFQPHTFSRTKKYQKDFEEILRGVDKAYVTPIYASAREANGDISSEDLVKNIPGSEVIDLDNIADLTKNKNSVIVFMGAGDIPKYEDAFEKLL is encoded by the coding sequence ATGTTAGATAAAAACAAACAAATTTGGTTTATTGGTATTAAAGGAACCGGTATGGCTTCCTTAGCATTACTTCTTCACGACTTAGGCTACAACGTTGCCGGTAGTGATATTGAAAAGTACACCTTCACTCAAGTTCCACTTGAAAAAGCTGGTATTGAAGTTAAGGATTTTGACCCAAGCAACATCAAGAGTAACGATGAACAAGTAATCGTTAAGGGTAACGCCTTCAAGGAAGATAACCCAGAAGTTAAGGCATGTCTTGATAAGGGCGTTAAGTGGCAAAGCTACCCAGATACTGTTGAAGAAATCGTGCAAATGCACACTTCAATCGGTATTTCAGGTACTCACGGCAAGACTTCAACCACTAGTCTTTTGTCACACGTTTTAGGTGAAGTTGCACCAACTACTTACTTAATTGGTGACGGTCGTGGTAAGGGTGTTCCAGACTCACGCTTCTTCGTTTACGAAGCTGATGAATACCGTCGTCACTTTTTGGCATATCACCCAGATTACCAAATTATGACTAACATCGACTTTGACCACCCAGACTACTTCAAGGATCAAGACGATTACACCAGCGCATTCCAATCAGCAGCTGATCAAACTAAGAAGGCATTGTTCGTATGGGGCGATGACAAGCGTCTTCAAAGCCTTAAGACTGATATTCCTAAGTACACTTACGGCTTTAACGATACTGATGACTTCCAAGCTACTGAAATTAAGAAGTCAACTACTGGTTCTAAGTTCCACGTTTTAGCTCATGGCAAGGACCTTGGCGAATTTGAAATTCACTTGTTTGGTGACCACAGCATTTTGAACTCAACTGCTGTTATCGCTGTTGCCTACACTGAAAAGGTACCAATGGACGATATTCGTGATGGTTTACTTACCTTTAAGGGTGCTAAGCGTAGATTTAGTGAAAAAGACTTTGGCGACATTGCAGTTATTGATGACTATGCTCACCACCCAACTGAAATGCGCGCAACTATTCAAGCTGCTCGTCAAAAGTTCCCAGACAAGAAGTTAGTTGTTGTCTTCCAACCACATACTTTCTCAAGAACTAAGAAATACCAAAAGGACTTCGAAGAAATCTTACGTGGCGTAGACAAGGCTTACGTAACTCCAATTTATGCTTCAGCTCGTGAAGCTAATGGTGATATTTCAAGTGAAGACTTGGTTAAGAATATCCCAGGTTCAGAAGTGATTGACTTAGATAATATTGCTGATTTAACTAAGAATAAGAACTCTGTCATTGTGTTCATGGGTGCCGGCGATATTCCTAAGTACGAAGATGCTTTTGAAAAGTTGCTTTAA
- a CDS encoding SLAP domain-containing protein, with product MKFNNKILSSAAAVLAAVSLGLITSQTVNAQSITLHKGYDKTATPYIRQKGEFIHANKSIKIKNYKFYGQPILTKGDKVVYASATTPRLINQEPYYYIGNGGYVKQNNAYVMKGDTYVLTRNSYVYDKNGKRLKTYRGKRAYLPYNTKIKSPNGEEYYRKPYTYYNIGKNIYIQSDQIAKLNGKEILFVSQNSSVYNSRGQRQRQVIKAGRLVPYAGKVQDKGGQYFYVANNKNHTVRSLKSYKIKDNYYFRIGKNQYIKANNVNAINGNALYTKGPIKVKIVADTLAYNQDFQQINKLYKKGQTVTADMVVQTGMGDYTASYYRVKGGKNPVYIDTGLYEESSPDVPYVWSGDNGPTLAKQYLSGEDAYNMRYSVADFKIGQTAFYNVNGEKVDTKFDGDELAVNQKLYLWDAKENKAELYYHVQNSLVYKSGAEDDRQNTAYSNLYVKASDVALSGRKLKTSNTEAEAKANSALATTSEKTSLTNAISDESTVKASDKYRLDNWVNRSLYDQAIENTKTVAADKDATKAAVNEALWQVNFAKKNLKGVKVKVKDINNLTPLEAQQILNLMRQAYNSDKNYPMVEVYQKWAHKPGYYPAEGWKGNQKTRYYLIPSSGAKKVLLKFSDFATEK from the coding sequence ATGAAATTCAACAATAAAATTTTATCCAGTGCAGCGGCTGTTTTAGCAGCAGTTTCTTTAGGATTAATAACTTCTCAAACAGTTAATGCACAAAGTATTACCTTACATAAAGGCTACGATAAAACCGCAACGCCTTATATTAGACAAAAAGGCGAATTTATCCATGCCAATAAGAGTATCAAAATTAAGAATTATAAATTCTATGGTCAACCTATTTTAACTAAGGGTGACAAAGTGGTTTATGCTAGTGCCACAACACCACGTCTTATTAACCAAGAACCTTATTACTATATCGGCAATGGTGGATATGTCAAACAAAATAATGCGTATGTAATGAAGGGCGATACATATGTACTTACTAGAAATTCATATGTCTACGATAAAAATGGTAAGAGACTGAAGACCTACCGTGGCAAGCGTGCTTACTTGCCATATAACACTAAGATTAAGTCTCCAAACGGTGAGGAATACTACCGTAAGCCTTATACTTACTACAACATTGGCAAGAACATCTATATTCAAAGTGACCAAATTGCTAAATTAAATGGCAAGGAAATTTTATTCGTTTCTCAAAATAGTTCCGTTTATAATTCTCGCGGTCAACGTCAACGACAAGTAATTAAAGCAGGTCGATTAGTACCATATGCTGGTAAAGTTCAGGACAAAGGTGGCCAATATTTCTATGTGGCTAATAACAAGAACCATACTGTTCGTTCACTTAAAAGCTACAAGATTAAGGACAACTATTACTTCAGAATTGGTAAGAATCAGTACATCAAGGCTAACAACGTAAATGCCATTAATGGTAATGCTCTTTATACCAAAGGTCCTATCAAGGTTAAGATTGTTGCCGATACACTTGCTTACAATCAAGACTTCCAACAAATCAATAAGCTGTACAAGAAAGGACAAACTGTAACAGCCGATATGGTGGTTCAAACCGGTATGGGAGACTATACTGCTTCTTACTATCGTGTAAAAGGCGGTAAGAATCCAGTTTATATTGATACTGGCTTATATGAAGAAAGCAGTCCAGACGTTCCTTATGTTTGGAGTGGTGATAATGGTCCAACTTTAGCTAAACAATATCTTAGCGGTGAAGATGCGTACAACATGCGCTATAGTGTGGCTGACTTCAAGATAGGTCAAACTGCTTTCTACAACGTCAACGGTGAAAAGGTTGATACTAAATTTGACGGTGATGAGTTGGCCGTTAACCAAAAGCTTTACTTGTGGGATGCCAAGGAAAACAAAGCTGAATTGTACTACCATGTTCAAAACTCATTGGTTTACAAATCAGGTGCAGAAGACGATCGTCAAAATACTGCCTACAGCAATCTCTATGTCAAAGCTAGTGATGTAGCACTCAGTGGTAGAAAGCTTAAGACCAGCAACACAGAAGCTGAAGCCAAAGCAAATAGTGCATTAGCAACTACTAGTGAAAAGACTTCACTTACCAATGCAATTTCTGATGAAAGTACTGTTAAGGCATCCGATAAGTATCGTCTAGACAACTGGGTAAATCGTAGCTTGTACGACCAAGCCATAGAAAATACGAAGACTGTTGCAGCGGATAAAGATGCAACTAAGGCTGCAGTTAACGAAGCTTTATGGCAAGTTAATTTTGCTAAGAAAAATTTGAAGGGTGTAAAAGTCAAAGTAAAAGACATCAACAACTTAACGCCTCTAGAAGCACAACAAATCTTGAATTTAATGCGTCAAGCCTACAATAGTGACAAAAATTATCCAATGGTCGAGGTATATCAAAAGTGGGCACACAAGCCAGGTTATTATCCAGCAGAAGGTTGGAAAGGTAACCAAAAGACAAGATATTACTTAATCCCAAGCAGCGGGGCTAAAAAAGTACTTCTAAAGTTCTCTGATTTTGCTACGGAAAAATGA
- a CDS encoding SLAP domain-containing protein, which yields MNTKKLATIAAALLISVAPAAAIINQPVHTVQAATQSQKGKVTLKKSFNGTVQVFNSKGNAATTTQKVNGKKWTVASTVKAGFSFKYYGKPVLIQGKKVDAKTSKNYHYTTASYVNIGKKRYIKSLNVSSMDGQNVLILSANSRIYDKNGHRTTYNGLSLIPKYMLVKTPAKTHATTKNDVFFYFANLSGSKKRSLNTTTINGKPFYALGNGAYIYASNVGFVNGSTLYQASGTTTATILNKIHVLNNKLKSTSKLLKIGQKVKVDATKTTGKGDSAALYFRIAGTKGKNAQYIYWGDDAEYGMDQESTTDEFQGNFNLDNHLAN from the coding sequence ATGAACACTAAAAAATTAGCAACTATCGCAGCAGCTTTATTAATCAGTGTTGCACCAGCAGCTGCCATTATCAATCAACCTGTTCACACAGTTCAAGCAGCTACGCAATCACAAAAAGGTAAAGTTACTCTCAAGAAATCCTTTAACGGCACAGTTCAAGTTTTCAACAGTAAGGGCAATGCCGCTACAACTACCCAAAAAGTTAACGGCAAAAAATGGACCGTTGCTTCTACTGTCAAAGCTGGCTTTAGCTTTAAATATTATGGCAAGCCTGTCCTGATCCAAGGTAAAAAAGTAGATGCAAAAACTTCTAAGAACTACCACTACACCACCGCTTCATACGTTAACATTGGTAAAAAGCGCTACATCAAATCTTTGAATGTTAGCTCAATGGATGGTCAAAATGTTTTGATCTTAAGTGCTAACTCTCGCATTTATGATAAAAATGGTCATCGCACTACCTACAATGGTTTGTCCCTCATTCCTAAATATATGTTAGTTAAAACACCAGCTAAAACCCACGCCACAACTAAGAATGACGTATTTTTCTACTTTGCAAATCTTAGCGGATCTAAGAAGAGAAGTTTGAATACAACCACTATCAATGGCAAACCATTTTATGCTTTAGGCAACGGTGCTTATATTTATGCTTCAAATGTTGGTTTTGTTAACGGCAGCACTCTTTACCAAGCTTCTGGCACCACTACAGCCACTATTTTAAACAAGATCCACGTTTTAAATAATAAGCTCAAGTCAACTAGCAAGTTGCTCAAGATTGGTCAAAAAGTTAAGGTAGATGCCACCAAGACCACTGGTAAAGGCGACAGCGCTGCACTTTACTTCAGAATTGCCGGTACCAAGGGCAAAAATGCACAATACATTTACTGGGGCGACGATGCTGAATATGGTATGGATCAAGAAAGTACCACGGATGAATTCCAAGGCAACTTTAATTTAGATAATCACCTGGCAAATTAA
- a CDS encoding IS4 family transposase — protein MKALHSNILKLMDNIINKIAANIHAFSTSDKAFTRCRKLNVVDLIKLILNMGAGSLNSEIFHAFPDMNLRMTTSAFEQQKAKLKPECFKEIMLELSRESTTLQLLDDKYLVVAIDGSDFDQPFNPKSKNIFNNNEGQVYCQIHVNALYDVLNKLYLDLIIQPHRKMDEREAALTMLENLDKREKDFLVLMDRGYSSFNLIENCNRLKNCHYLIRTKAGYGAIKEIAVLPEHECDIDLSCKVTSLHRYYMIHKDTEKFLHLIHHKKHHYKAVRSKNTYDQRWDFEDLCNVKFRVCKFRINPPGSDDEWEVLITNLDRNEYPLARIKEIYHLRWGIETSFRELKYDLSGVQFHSKKDQFVYMEIYAHFAMYNAMSLSVIASSKPYTQGKYQYQIDFKMACCVWRRYFNSSDNSDKGFTQLLLNMSFYLTPIRPGRKDKQNLKNKLVIGFPYRLAA, from the coding sequence ATGAAAGCCCTTCATTCAAATATTCTAAAGCTGATGGACAATATTATCAATAAAATTGCCGCTAATATTCATGCTTTCTCTACTTCAGATAAGGCTTTTACCCGTTGTCGCAAGCTCAATGTCGTTGACTTGATTAAGCTAATTCTAAATATGGGAGCCGGCAGTTTAAACTCGGAAATCTTTCATGCATTTCCTGATATGAATCTCAGAATGACTACTTCAGCTTTTGAACAGCAGAAAGCTAAATTAAAGCCCGAATGTTTTAAGGAAATTATGTTAGAACTCAGTCGTGAAAGTACTACACTACAATTGTTGGATGATAAGTATTTAGTTGTAGCGATTGATGGATCTGATTTTGACCAGCCATTTAATCCTAAATCGAAAAACATTTTTAACAATAATGAGGGCCAAGTATATTGTCAGATTCACGTAAATGCTCTCTACGATGTCTTGAATAAATTATATTTAGATTTGATTATTCAGCCTCATCGAAAGATGGATGAACGTGAAGCTGCGCTGACAATGTTAGAAAATCTGGACAAGCGAGAAAAAGATTTTTTAGTTTTAATGGATCGCGGCTACAGCAGCTTTAACTTAATTGAAAACTGTAACAGACTAAAGAATTGTCATTATCTTATCAGAACTAAAGCTGGATATGGTGCCATTAAAGAAATCGCTGTATTGCCAGAGCATGAATGTGATATTGACCTTTCGTGCAAAGTAACCTCATTGCATCGCTATTATATGATTCACAAAGATACTGAAAAATTTCTCCACTTAATACACCACAAAAAGCATCACTATAAAGCCGTTCGATCTAAAAATACCTACGATCAGCGCTGGGATTTTGAAGATTTATGCAATGTAAAGTTCCGAGTATGTAAGTTTAGAATTAATCCACCAGGCTCAGATGATGAGTGGGAAGTACTTATCACCAATTTGGATCGAAATGAATATCCTCTGGCTAGGATAAAAGAGATCTATCACCTTCGTTGGGGAATAGAGACTTCTTTTAGAGAGCTTAAATATGATTTAAGTGGCGTTCAGTTTCATTCTAAGAAAGATCAATTTGTTTATATGGAAATATATGCTCATTTTGCAATGTATAACGCTATGAGTTTATCAGTGATTGCAAGCTCAAAACCATATACTCAGGGAAAATACCAATATCAAATAGACTTTAAAATGGCTTGTTGTGTTTGGCGTCGATATTTTAATTCAAGTGATAATTCTGATAAGGGGTTTACGCAACTATTATTAAATATGTCATTTTATCTTACACCAATTAGACCAGGGAGAAAAGACAAGCAAAATTTAAAGAATAAATTAGTGATTGGCTTTCCTTATCGTCTAGCAGCCTAA